The following proteins come from a genomic window of Pseudomonas putida:
- a CDS encoding phage tail protein, with protein MAIETFTWTPDDEASGDSTLRTRKSQFGDGYVQVSSDGLNGESDSWALSFGGLADEIAPAIAFIRRHRGAKSFLWTNPEGVLGMYRCETFRQQRKPGGVVMLTATFERAFHP; from the coding sequence ATGGCGATCGAAACTTTCACCTGGACACCGGACGATGAGGCCAGCGGCGACAGCACCCTACGCACCAGAAAATCGCAATTCGGCGATGGCTATGTCCAGGTATCAAGCGATGGATTGAACGGCGAATCGGACAGCTGGGCGCTTTCATTCGGCGGGCTGGCCGATGAGATTGCGCCGGCTATCGCGTTCATACGTCGCCATCGAGGCGCCAAGTCCTTCCTCTGGACCAATCCAGAAGGCGTGCTTGGCATGTACCGCTGCGAGACCTTCCGGCAGCAGCGCAAGCCGGGAGGTGTGGTGATGCTGACGGCAACCTTTGAGAGGGCGTTTCACCCATGA
- a CDS encoding AbiV family abortive infection protein, producing the protein MAFSLEQIDAYIDALLTNAASLIRESQILYDNEANARAFALAHLAREEIAKTLMLQAAGTRILAGHPVDFKKLERRLRDHKQKLIAETINSIVFCAGFDANTAESMIGAAGTAPDFRNDLKNNSLYVGFKNGIVSQPTQSFSAERALRTITLAWDALQNQLSILKLSGPFANRAPISIPEVRPEDVKFDREMIEALGNIYAKALLQSKKQDKADQPEE; encoded by the coding sequence ATGGCATTTTCACTTGAGCAAATCGATGCCTACATCGACGCGCTTCTAACTAATGCCGCCTCTCTCATCAGAGAGTCCCAGATCCTTTATGACAACGAGGCTAATGCTCGCGCGTTCGCGCTTGCGCATCTTGCGCGTGAAGAAATAGCTAAAACGCTCATGTTACAGGCTGCCGGCACAAGAATACTTGCTGGGCATCCAGTAGATTTCAAAAAACTTGAGCGACGACTGCGAGATCACAAACAGAAGCTGATTGCCGAGACGATAAACAGTATCGTTTTTTGTGCTGGCTTTGATGCGAACACGGCGGAGAGCATGATCGGTGCAGCTGGAACAGCCCCCGACTTCCGGAATGACCTGAAAAATAACTCCCTATATGTCGGATTCAAAAATGGGATTGTGAGTCAGCCGACCCAGAGCTTTTCAGCTGAGCGGGCGTTACGCACTATCACGCTAGCTTGGGATGCGCTTCAAAATCAGCTATCGATACTAAAACTATCAGGACCATTCGCGAACCGAGCTCCTATCAGCATTCCCGAAGTACGCCCAGAAGACGTAAAGTTTGATCGCGAAATGATAGAAGCGCTGGGCAACATATACGCGAAAGCCCTTTTGCAATCCAAAAAGCAGGATAAAGCTGATCAACCAGAAGAGTGA
- a CDS encoding C40 family peptidase, producing MRKHILAAVQVHAAAEYPRECCGLIIAVGRSRRYLPCDNIATDPSEEFRISPEQYAAAEDQGKVIGIVHSHPDATSRPSPRDLAMCEATGLPWYILSWPEGDLRTITPTGHTPLLGRPFVHGAWDCWQVCADWYKREWGLDFPAYAREEGWWEQADGPSLYEQTYEAAGFYQVSQPQRGDMIVMSVGRTAHPNHAGIYLGADARLPVEAAEVFGPGPFMLHHLLGRPSEIVVFGGPWLDRTRLVLRHRDAK from the coding sequence ATGCGCAAACACATCCTCGCCGCCGTGCAAGTGCACGCTGCGGCAGAGTATCCGCGCGAGTGCTGCGGGTTGATCATCGCCGTGGGCCGCTCCCGGCGGTACCTACCATGCGACAACATCGCGACCGACCCGTCCGAGGAGTTCCGTATCTCCCCAGAGCAGTATGCGGCAGCCGAAGACCAGGGCAAGGTAATCGGCATTGTGCACTCGCACCCTGACGCGACCAGCAGGCCTTCGCCGCGCGACCTCGCGATGTGCGAGGCAACGGGGTTGCCCTGGTACATCCTGTCGTGGCCAGAGGGCGACCTGCGCACCATCACTCCGACCGGTCACACCCCGCTGCTGGGCCGACCCTTCGTGCACGGTGCCTGGGACTGCTGGCAGGTCTGCGCGGACTGGTATAAGCGCGAGTGGGGGTTGGATTTTCCGGCATACGCCCGGGAGGAGGGATGGTGGGAGCAGGCAGACGGCCCGAGCCTTTACGAGCAGACCTACGAGGCTGCTGGCTTTTACCAGGTCAGCCAGCCTCAGCGCGGCGACATGATCGTGATGTCTGTCGGCCGGACAGCTCACCCGAACCACGCCGGCATCTACCTGGGCGCTGACGCTCGGCTGCCCGTGGAAGCGGCGGAGGTCTTCGGCCCTGGCCCGTTCATGCTGCACCACTTGCTGGGGCGGCCATCAGAAATTGTTGTGTTTGGCGGGCCCTGGCTCGATCGGACGCGGCTTGTGCTTCGCCATCGCGATGCCAAGTGA
- a CDS encoding phage minor tail protein L — protein MSLITQLQKLEPGAEILLFELDGSDFGADTLRFHGHAIPHSPEELAAAGANADQLPAKSISWQGNEYGAWPMQIEGIEANSDGTAVRPTLTVGNVNGRITALCLAFDNLLEFKLTMRHTMARYLDAANFPAGNPEADPSEEAIEVWYIDQKVSENGTAVSWELASPGDVGGETIGRQMTQLCHWAMTAGYRGPNCGYTGPYFDLDGNPTDDPAKDQCNGCFDTGCTVRHGPGNQLPFGGFPAVSLIARS, from the coding sequence ATGAGTTTGATCACGCAGCTGCAGAAACTGGAGCCGGGCGCGGAGATCCTGCTGTTTGAACTGGACGGTTCGGACTTCGGGGCGGACACGCTCCGGTTCCACGGGCATGCAATCCCGCATTCGCCCGAGGAGCTGGCCGCAGCTGGCGCAAACGCCGACCAGCTTCCGGCCAAGTCGATCTCGTGGCAGGGCAACGAGTACGGTGCCTGGCCTATGCAGATAGAGGGCATTGAAGCGAACTCGGACGGTACGGCAGTACGACCCACGCTGACCGTGGGCAACGTCAACGGCAGGATTACGGCGCTGTGCCTGGCCTTCGACAACTTGCTCGAGTTCAAGCTGACCATGCGTCACACCATGGCGCGCTACTTGGACGCGGCAAATTTCCCCGCCGGTAACCCGGAAGCTGACCCGAGTGAGGAGGCGATCGAGGTCTGGTACATCGACCAGAAGGTGTCCGAGAACGGCACCGCTGTGTCTTGGGAGCTGGCCAGCCCTGGCGACGTGGGCGGGGAGACAATCGGCCGGCAGATGACCCAGCTTTGCCACTGGGCAATGACCGCCGGGTACCGTGGGCCGAACTGCGGTTATACCGGCCCTTATTTCGACCTTGACGGCAATCCAACGGACGATCCGGCCAAGGATCAGTGCAATGGGTGCTTCGATACCGGGTGCACTGTCCGTCATGGTCCGGGTAACCAGCTGCCCTTCGGCGGCTTCCCGGCCGTTTCCCTGATCGCACGGAGCTGA
- a CDS encoding phage tail protein encodes MGPADHLEITGAKGGESKPKTPVEAPDSLQSTNIAKILLAVGEGEFDGTPTDRDIYLDNTPIMDASGNVNFPGVKWEWRRGSVEQDYIQGIPSIESENTVNVELRSDSPFTRSLSNTQLSAVRVRMSWPRLVSQDSSGNTNGYRIEYAIDIATDGGAYVEAHLGAADGKTTNGYQRSVRVNLPKATTGWMMRVRRITPNANSGTVGDTMTIAGYTEIIDQKLSYPNTALLYIEFDAQQFQNIPAVTVDCKAKLWPVPTNYDPGTRTYTGVWDGTFKQAWTNNPAFVTYGLCVEDRFGLGKRIKSWMVDKWEMYRIAQYCDQLVPDGIGGQEPRYLCDMNLQGRAEAWTLLRDLSAIYRGMVYWAHGSLFMQADMPRAQDIDYVFTRANVIDGDFVYGGAERNTHYSRALVSYDNPANNYDTDVIPVTDLALQRRYRDRPVEISAIGCTRASEAQRRGKWALLSNSQDRTVTFKTGMEGRIPLPGYVIPVADELVAGRPNGGRISSAAGRVITLDRDTPIKAGDRLILNLPNGTAQARTVQSVAGRAVTVTTEYGVQPEPELQWAIDYDDLAVQLFRVLKTTRTQEGEYEITALEFNPSKFAAIDTGAKLDERPISVIPVTTVQPPASVTLSSAHMIDQGIAVNTMTIAWPAVEGAVAYDVEWRKDNGNWIRLQRTGAASVDVVGIYAGAYLARVRAVSAFDITSIWKSSTLTQLNGKEGIPPSVTFLNTESLLFGIKITWGFPAGAEDTQRTELWYSEGTDLEEATKLADLAYPQQDYVMQGLRGGQRFFFWARLVDRTGNVGPFFPVAPTVVTGVASMDAGPILEQIKDQITESELGQQLTDRIDLIDKEGPGSVNERLGEVRSDLNQQIVDVNNSLGQVQSELQQQIDSIADLADSMPYKPDQAYTAGQGTLGEDGKLYQAKVDVPAGNPPPNATYWTDIGQAVQTANGLAARVGTVETSVTELNGEVDAQAQQIDGLRTSIDGKADASTVSSLSNRVTQNEQGLSSQGQALTGVQNSLNTTNQNVTAAQQAAQAAADAAGAKGKVLYQSTAPAVADRLVQNLWIDTTGNANTPKRWNGSAWVAVTDKVATEAAAAAASALSQVATKADASTVQALSNTVDQHGTAITANGQAITNINTSLSQVGGENLLYNPSFDKASAASANVADGWYWRTQTAVAVVPSLLPSALGAGGKRQRLEVSGLIAGTGTHYVDFVPESAPADFRPPVYEGVVGTASIYIRGSSGLMVQIYMQYKDAAGVTIGTHGPVNVSTSPVESYNRIVLTGLAAPAGSVRVDILYRIRSAPGSSITAGFVDLDKAQYEHSPVVTGWRDNGQVNASAIAANATATTALTGRVGLTEQGLTSVSGSITELNNTIGDVGGENLFYNPTFNANGSGSDIADGWAMEGSAVSVDSRVTSWLNSGEKAIRVEVSGVGNAGPYKSVRPTGGTPDRRPKVAEGQTLTASVYLRGTAGLGFRFFLQWINAAGSSISAPNSLMFTVTPGGERVQYSGVAPAGAVSCYVYLRIYSATGAVTSGHVEMARPQFEYGTRATGWRDNGQVNAAATSAVSTAVDSLGSTVTQQGNSITSVSNRTTSLENSVNSTTNGLATKASASAVDALTNRVSAAEGVNTSQSSSITELNNNVGAIQDALGASGLDPAPNCLWQFDSTTEGWVASGATLAQGAGFIKITSTGSDPQLHSGTAATLSITGSLYSRVRARITRRAGAVTDWDGQLFYQTAGHGFSGSYRAIAANPNLAVGQSAVVEWDMANLAAGGTDWVDSTITRLRLDMGATSGGAFDVDWVAVGRVAPSASSRAVESLTSTVTQQGDDLSAQAQQLTGLQTSVGSNSASIQQVANAQSTLNGKINASYSVKLQVTAGGQYVAAGFGLGVENSGGVLQSTFAVMADRFAVLNPSGNGFVSPFAIQNGQVFINDALISRLSVQNAIVGSTISSSTFTQFGEPLMTINFNSGEIILRNFSRSSTYTKINNDGIDVVVDGVRRVRMGVW; translated from the coding sequence ATGGGCCCAGCAGATCACCTGGAAATCACCGGCGCCAAGGGCGGCGAGAGCAAGCCGAAAACCCCCGTTGAGGCACCGGACAGCCTGCAGTCGACGAACATCGCCAAAATCCTGTTGGCCGTGGGCGAGGGCGAGTTCGACGGCACGCCGACCGATCGCGACATTTACCTCGACAACACGCCGATCATGGACGCCAGCGGCAATGTGAACTTCCCGGGTGTGAAGTGGGAGTGGCGCCGCGGGAGCGTTGAGCAGGATTACATCCAGGGCATTCCCTCGATCGAGAGCGAGAACACCGTCAACGTTGAGCTGCGCAGTGACAGCCCGTTCACCCGCTCGCTGAGCAACACGCAGCTATCTGCGGTGCGCGTGCGTATGTCCTGGCCTCGCTTGGTCAGCCAAGACAGCAGTGGCAACACCAACGGCTACCGCATCGAGTACGCCATCGATATCGCCACTGATGGCGGGGCGTACGTTGAAGCGCACCTGGGTGCCGCCGACGGTAAAACCACGAACGGCTACCAGCGCTCCGTGCGGGTCAATCTGCCTAAAGCAACCACCGGCTGGATGATGCGCGTCCGCCGGATCACCCCGAACGCCAATAGCGGTACCGTTGGCGACACGATGACCATTGCCGGCTACACGGAGATCATCGATCAGAAACTCAGCTATCCGAACACCGCGCTGCTCTACATCGAGTTCGACGCCCAGCAGTTCCAGAACATTCCGGCGGTGACCGTGGACTGCAAGGCCAAACTCTGGCCTGTGCCGACCAACTACGACCCGGGGACCCGCACCTACACCGGCGTGTGGGACGGCACTTTCAAACAGGCCTGGACCAACAACCCGGCGTTCGTGACCTACGGCCTGTGCGTCGAGGACCGCTTCGGCTTGGGCAAGCGCATCAAGTCGTGGATGGTCGACAAGTGGGAGATGTACCGCATCGCCCAATACTGCGACCAGCTGGTGCCGGACGGGATTGGCGGGCAAGAGCCGCGCTACCTGTGCGACATGAACCTGCAGGGCCGCGCTGAGGCCTGGACCCTGCTGCGCGACCTTTCGGCCATTTACCGGGGCATGGTGTACTGGGCCCATGGTTCGCTGTTCATGCAGGCGGACATGCCGCGCGCCCAGGATATTGACTACGTGTTCACCCGGGCCAACGTCATCGACGGCGACTTCGTCTATGGCGGCGCTGAGCGCAACACCCATTACAGCCGGGCGTTGGTCAGCTATGACAACCCGGCGAACAACTACGACACCGATGTGATTCCGGTAACCGATCTAGCGCTCCAGCGCCGGTACCGGGATCGCCCTGTAGAAATCTCGGCCATTGGCTGCACCCGTGCCTCCGAGGCCCAGCGCCGAGGCAAGTGGGCGCTGTTGAGCAACAGTCAGGATCGCACCGTCACCTTCAAGACCGGCATGGAAGGCCGGATTCCGCTGCCTGGCTATGTCATTCCCGTGGCTGACGAGCTGGTGGCAGGCCGTCCGAATGGTGGCCGGATCTCGTCGGCCGCCGGCCGTGTGATCACTTTGGATCGTGACACCCCGATTAAGGCTGGCGATCGCCTGATCCTGAACTTGCCGAACGGCACTGCCCAGGCTCGCACCGTGCAATCTGTCGCCGGCCGAGCTGTGACCGTGACCACCGAGTACGGCGTCCAGCCTGAACCCGAGCTGCAGTGGGCAATCGACTACGACGATCTGGCGGTTCAACTGTTCCGCGTGCTGAAGACGACGCGCACCCAGGAGGGCGAATACGAGATCACTGCCCTTGAGTTCAACCCGAGCAAGTTCGCGGCGATCGACACGGGTGCCAAGCTGGACGAACGCCCGATCAGCGTCATTCCCGTGACCACCGTTCAGCCTCCGGCCAGCGTGACCTTGTCGTCAGCCCACATGATCGACCAGGGAATTGCGGTCAACACCATGACCATCGCCTGGCCTGCAGTGGAAGGGGCCGTCGCCTACGACGTCGAGTGGCGCAAGGACAACGGCAACTGGATTCGCCTGCAACGCACCGGCGCTGCTTCAGTTGATGTGGTCGGTATCTACGCCGGCGCTTACCTGGCGCGGGTACGGGCAGTCAGTGCCTTCGACATCACGTCCATCTGGAAAAGTTCGACCCTGACTCAGCTGAACGGTAAGGAAGGCATACCGCCCTCGGTCACCTTCCTCAACACCGAAAGCCTGCTGTTCGGGATCAAGATCACTTGGGGCTTCCCAGCTGGCGCAGAGGACACCCAGCGCACCGAGCTGTGGTACAGCGAGGGCACCGACCTCGAGGAGGCCACCAAGCTGGCCGATCTGGCATACCCGCAGCAGGACTACGTCATGCAGGGCCTGCGCGGCGGGCAGCGGTTCTTCTTCTGGGCGCGCCTGGTTGACCGCACTGGCAACGTCGGCCCGTTCTTCCCGGTCGCTCCGACCGTTGTTACCGGCGTTGCCAGCATGGACGCCGGCCCGATCCTGGAGCAGATCAAGGACCAGATCACCGAGAGCGAGCTGGGTCAGCAGCTCACCGACCGCATCGACCTGATCGACAAGGAGGGCCCGGGCTCCGTCAACGAGCGCCTGGGTGAAGTTCGCAGCGACCTGAACCAGCAGATCGTCGACGTCAACAACTCGCTGGGGCAAGTGCAGTCCGAGTTGCAGCAGCAGATCGACAGCATCGCCGATCTGGCCGACTCGATGCCGTACAAGCCCGACCAGGCCTACACGGCTGGCCAAGGTACGTTGGGCGAAGACGGCAAGCTGTACCAGGCCAAGGTTGACGTCCCGGCCGGCAACCCGCCGCCGAACGCCACCTACTGGACCGACATTGGCCAGGCAGTGCAGACGGCAAACGGTCTCGCCGCGCGCGTCGGTACCGTGGAGACCAGCGTCACAGAGTTGAACGGCGAGGTTGATGCCCAGGCCCAGCAGATCGATGGCCTGCGGACCAGCATCGACGGGAAGGCTGACGCCTCGACGGTGAGTAGCCTGTCGAACCGTGTCACGCAGAACGAGCAGGGCCTTTCCAGCCAAGGCCAGGCCCTCACCGGCGTACAGAACAGCCTCAACACCACCAACCAGAACGTGACCGCAGCCCAGCAGGCCGCCCAAGCCGCTGCCGATGCTGCTGGCGCCAAGGGCAAGGTGCTGTACCAGTCGACCGCGCCGGCAGTGGCGGACCGACTGGTGCAGAATCTCTGGATCGACACAACCGGCAATGCCAACACGCCCAAACGCTGGAACGGCAGCGCGTGGGTGGCCGTGACCGACAAGGTAGCGACGGAGGCAGCAGCTGCTGCCGCCAGCGCACTGAGCCAGGTCGCTACCAAGGCTGATGCTTCGACGGTGCAGGCCTTGAGCAACACTGTGGACCAGCACGGTACGGCGATCACAGCCAACGGCCAAGCGATCACCAATATCAACACGTCGCTCAGCCAGGTGGGCGGGGAGAACCTGCTTTACAACCCGTCGTTTGATAAAGCATCGGCTGCTAGCGCTAACGTCGCTGATGGGTGGTACTGGCGCACGCAAACCGCCGTCGCTGTAGTGCCGTCGCTTCTGCCATCGGCCTTGGGAGCTGGCGGCAAACGGCAAAGACTGGAAGTATCGGGGCTGATAGCCGGTACCGGCACTCACTACGTTGATTTCGTGCCCGAGTCGGCTCCTGCTGACTTCCGCCCCCCCGTCTATGAGGGGGTCGTAGGCACTGCATCTATCTATATCCGTGGCAGCTCGGGGTTGATGGTGCAGATCTACATGCAGTACAAGGATGCGGCCGGGGTGACGATAGGTACTCATGGCCCCGTCAACGTCAGCACCTCTCCCGTCGAGTCGTACAACCGCATCGTACTCACCGGACTAGCCGCACCTGCGGGTTCGGTGCGAGTAGACATTCTCTACCGGATCAGATCTGCTCCGGGGTCTAGTATCACGGCCGGTTTTGTTGACCTCGATAAAGCACAATACGAACATAGTCCTGTTGTGACGGGCTGGCGCGACAATGGGCAGGTCAATGCATCCGCTATCGCGGCTAACGCCACTGCCACCACAGCACTCACCGGCCGGGTAGGCCTCACGGAGCAAGGCCTCACTAGCGTTTCGGGCAGCATCACCGAATTGAACAACACAATTGGCGATGTTGGTGGTGAGAACCTGTTCTACAACCCCACTTTCAATGCTAACGGTTCCGGATCAGATATCGCCGATGGCTGGGCCATGGAAGGTTCGGCCGTGAGTGTGGATTCCAGAGTCACTTCTTGGCTCAACTCCGGGGAGAAAGCAATCCGAGTTGAGGTTTCAGGCGTGGGGAATGCAGGCCCCTACAAATCCGTGCGCCCCACTGGCGGAACGCCAGATCGAAGACCCAAAGTAGCGGAAGGCCAGACCTTGACGGCGTCTGTTTATCTTCGCGGTACTGCCGGTTTGGGGTTTAGGTTCTTCCTCCAATGGATCAACGCTGCGGGTTCTTCGATAAGCGCACCGAACTCGTTGATGTTCACCGTCACACCCGGAGGTGAACGCGTTCAATACAGCGGCGTTGCACCGGCCGGTGCCGTTAGTTGCTACGTTTATCTCAGGATTTATAGTGCTACTGGTGCCGTCACATCAGGCCATGTCGAAATGGCCAGACCCCAATTCGAGTACGGCACACGTGCTACAGGTTGGCGCGATAACGGTCAGGTCAATGCGGCGGCTACTTCGGCGGTTTCGACAGCGGTAGATAGCCTTGGCTCTACAGTGACCCAGCAGGGCAACAGCATCACGAGCGTCTCTAACCGGACCACATCGCTGGAGAACTCGGTCAATAGCACGACTAATGGACTCGCCACCAAGGCCTCGGCCTCGGCGGTGGACGCGCTGACCAACCGTGTTTCGGCAGCGGAGGGGGTCAACACCAGTCAGTCCAGCAGCATCACCGAGCTCAACAACAACGTTGGCGCAATCCAAGATGCGCTGGGGGCCTCCGGTCTCGATCCAGCACCCAACTGTTTATGGCAATTCGATAGCACCACCGAAGGTTGGGTGGCTTCGGGCGCAACGCTGGCACAGGGGGCTGGGTTCATCAAAATCACTTCGACCGGTTCGGATCCGCAGCTGCACAGCGGTACGGCGGCGACGTTGTCTATCACAGGCAGTCTCTACAGCCGCGTGCGGGCGCGCATCACCCGTCGGGCCGGTGCCGTTACGGACTGGGATGGCCAGTTGTTCTACCAGACCGCTGGTCACGGGTTCTCGGGTAGCTATCGAGCAATCGCGGCTAACCCGAACTTGGCAGTAGGACAATCGGCAGTGGTCGAGTGGGACATGGCCAACCTGGCAGCAGGCGGAACGGACTGGGTGGACAGCACTATCACTCGGCTTCGCTTGGACATGGGAGCTACAAGTGGCGGCGCTTTCGATGTGGACTGGGTTGCCGTCGGCAGGGTTGCGCCATCGGCCTCCAGTCGTGCAGTGGAGTCGTTGACCTCGACCGTGACTCAGCAAGGCGATGATCTTAGCGCCCAGGCGCAACAGCTCACCGGCCTCCAGACCTCGGTTGGTAGCAACTCGGCGTCGATCCAGCAGGTAGCCAATGCCCAATCCACGCTCAACGGGAAGATCAACGCGTCCTACTCGGTGAAGCTCCAGGTCACCGCTGGTGGACAGTACGTTGCTGCTGGCTTCGGTCTGGGCGTTGAGAACAGCGGGGGAGTGCTGCAATCGACATTTGCTGTGATGGCTGATCGGTTCGCTGTGCTGAACCCATCGGGTAACGGTTTTGTGAGCCCATTCGCTATACAGAATGGACAGGTATTTATCAATGATGCGCTCATATCGAGGCTATCAGTCCAAAATGCGATTGTGGGATCGACCATTTCTTCCTCTACGTTTACGCAGTTTGGAGAGCCGTTGATGACTATAAATTTCAATAGCGGTGAAATTATTCTGCGTAACTTTAGTCGGAGCTCAACCTACACAAAAATAAATAACGATGGCATTGACGTCGTTGTTGATGGTGTACGCCGGGTTCGTATGGGCGTTTGGTAG
- a CDS encoding tail assembly protein, translating into MTASSIAYTPMTTIKLSGSLAQKFGRLHRRMIDSGSTWEVFQALKATLQGFEDEIKRLDRLGLRFAVFRNRKNVGLDEFSRAGTREVRIVPIISGSKRGGLLQTVIGVALVVAATVASGGVGAAFAAGAGGWGVAAAVGASMAIGGVIQLLSPQAQGLSLSAAAENKPSYAFGSARNTTASGNPVPICIGKRRWGGAIISISIEAQDKA; encoded by the coding sequence ATGACTGCGAGTTCCATTGCCTACACGCCCATGACCACAATCAAACTTTCGGGCTCACTTGCCCAGAAGTTTGGGCGCCTGCATCGTCGAATGATTGACTCCGGATCTACCTGGGAGGTCTTTCAGGCCCTCAAGGCCACGCTTCAAGGGTTTGAGGATGAAATCAAGAGGTTGGACAGGCTTGGCCTCAGATTTGCGGTTTTTCGCAACAGGAAGAATGTTGGGCTGGACGAGTTTTCCCGCGCCGGTACACGTGAAGTTCGAATTGTTCCGATCATCAGTGGCAGCAAGCGCGGGGGCCTACTGCAGACCGTGATTGGCGTCGCTCTGGTTGTTGCCGCGACAGTAGCTTCCGGTGGCGTCGGTGCCGCATTTGCGGCTGGCGCAGGAGGGTGGGGTGTCGCCGCTGCCGTTGGTGCATCCATGGCTATTGGTGGCGTGATCCAGCTGCTCAGCCCTCAGGCTCAGGGTCTATCATTGAGCGCAGCAGCAGAGAACAAGCCCTCGTACGCTTTCGGTAGCGCCAGGAACACCACCGCCAGCGGCAATCCAGTCCCGATCTGCATCGGTAAGCGACGCTGGGGCGGGGCTATCATCTCGATCTCCATCGAAGCTCAAGACAAGGCCTAG
- a CDS encoding YceK/YidQ family lipoprotein, whose translation MLSGCGTVRTVSNESKAVDDLARWQTSCHTIPRAYSGVAYQFCNLNGPQRTGPHWAPFPILVDMAASGIADTVILPYTGYQQYKRGNVPIRRMEY comes from the coding sequence ATGTTGAGCGGGTGCGGGACCGTACGAACGGTGTCGAACGAGTCGAAAGCCGTGGATGATCTCGCTAGATGGCAGACCAGTTGCCATACGATTCCTCGCGCGTACAGCGGAGTCGCTTATCAGTTTTGCAATTTGAATGGGCCACAACGTACCGGGCCTCATTGGGCGCCCTTCCCTATCCTGGTCGATATGGCGGCGTCGGGCATTGCCGATACAGTGATCCTTCCGTACACCGGATATCAGCAATACAAGCGCGGCAATGTGCCCATTCGTAGAATGGAATATTGA
- a CDS encoding YceK/YidQ family lipoprotein: protein MKQLWMGVALVMALGGCGTVRTVSSESKAVGDLAEWNSYCPEIPRMYSGVAYQFCNLTGPERQGTHSDPYQILIDMAASGIADTVVLPYTSYQQYKYGNMVIPSFSPQLIQEPPQSGPSL, encoded by the coding sequence ATGAAACAGCTATGGATGGGAGTGGCGCTGGTCATGGCGCTCGGCGGTTGCGGGACGGTGCGAACCGTGTCTAGCGAATCAAAGGCCGTGGGCGACCTGGCGGAATGGAATTCCTACTGCCCAGAGATCCCTCGGATGTATAGCGGCGTCGCGTACCAGTTTTGCAACCTAACTGGACCGGAAAGACAAGGAACACATTCAGACCCCTATCAAATCCTGATCGACATGGCCGCATCTGGTATTGCTGATACCGTTGTGCTGCCATATACCAGCTATCAGCAATACAAATACGGCAATATGGTGATACCAAGCTTTAGCCCGCAGCTGATCCAAGAACCGCCTCAGTCGGGGCCTTCACTGTGA